AACATGGCGGACCAGTTAAATTAACCGTCATGTAAGCAGTTGAAAACATCATGATACGTTTGCTCTGAAAAAGTATAATGGACATCTTTCTTTGAACGCAAGATATTAAGTTTTTTCTCTACTTCGTCATAGTTGTATGTATCCTGCGTGAGCTGATAAAAAACATCAGCAAGTTGCTCAAATTCATTTTCCTCCCAACCATGACGTGTAATTTGCTGAACTCCTATTCGTATTCCTGAATCGCGATAGAGCTTTTTATACCTTCCGTTTAAACTTATCCCATGTGATTGGCTTCTGTGAAGAAATCTCATTATCTCATTTTCTTTCATGGATATAAATATTTGATGAGTGTCTGTATACAAATCATTGCGAGCTCGAATTACTTGCACTCCCCGTTTCTCAAGATAACGCCCTAGTTTGTTGGCATTGTCTATAATTTGCTTACTATATTGTTCACCAAACATTTCCATCTCGATAAGAACAAGAATGAGACTAAGAATTTGATGAAATTGCACATTTCGTAGATAATCAGGATTAATCTTTGTATCAATGAGATTCATCAGTTTCTGATTATTCGTCATGATTAATCCGCTAGTCGGCCCGGGAAGCGTTTTGTGAGTTGCGCCCATTAAAACAAATGGAACTTCATTGCTGAAAAAATGGAAAGGATTGGAATTGGATTTGCTAGCTATTAAACCTAAAGTTTGAGTTGCATCGTAAATAATTATAAAATCTTCTGATACTTCCAGATTTTGCAAAGATGGTTGAAACAAGATGTCAGATGGACATATAAGCATACCGTCAATTTTTACCTTTTGACGTAATGCTTTAATTTTTTCATAGTCAAAGTCCATTATCTCATAATCAAACG
The genomic region above belongs to Akkermansia massiliensis and contains:
- a CDS encoding hydoxy methyltransferase; this translates as MNGHLEEFQEICQELQYEEKRLLPLCAAENAISPFGKIPLDSFIQEKYIMGGIISLETKHNFMEAEHLFKFYSLLNRQCFELFQSNYSDARTLSGVNAVMILLMSLFQPGSTLLISSEDSGGHGSMPLICHRLGIKFIYAPFDYEIMDFDYEKIKALRQKVKIDGMLICPSDILFQPSLQNLEVSEDFIIIYDATQTLGLIASKSNSNPFHFFSNEVPFVLMGATHKTLPGPTSGLIMTNNQKLMNLIDTKINPDYLRNVQFHQILSLILVLIEMEMFGEQYSKQIIDNANKLGRYLEKRGVQVIRARNDLYTDTHQIFISMKENEIMRFLHRSQSHGISLNGRYKKLYRDSGIRIGVQQITRHGWEENEFEQLADVFYQLTQDTYNYDEVEKKLNILRSKKDVHYTFSEQTYHDVFNCLHDG